Genomic DNA from Opitutaceae bacterium:
TTGGACCGAGGAAGACGAGAAGGCCGGTGAAGCCCTCCGCCGCAAGGGTATCCTGAAACAGTGAAGGTCTTTCTCGACACGAGCGTCCTGCTGGCCGCGTCGGGGTCGGCTACAGGCGCCAGCCGGGCGCTCATTTCGCTTGCGGCCAAACATCGCTGGACGCTTCTCAGTTGCCAATATTGTCGGACGGAAGTGCTGCGCAACCTACCCAAAGTCGGGTTGAATGCCTCGCTGACTTTCGAGACGGAAATCGAGGGCGCGATTCGTTTTGTGAAGGATCGGGTGTCTTCCGAGAAGCCTCTCGTCTTTCCGGTCTCCAAAGATCGCCCGGTCGTCACCACGGCGTTGGCGGAAAAGTGCGAGGTACTCGTGACGTGGGACCGCGCCGATTTTCAGGGCAAGCTTGGTGGGCAAGTTTACGGGATGCTGATTCGGACACCGGGCGACTGGCTGGCAGAAGAACTTGCGTAGCTGGGTGCCACTATATCGTGAACCCCCGATGGCTGCACAGATGAACTGCCGTGAATTTGAGAGTTTGCTGAAAAAGCACGTGGTGCCGATGTTTTCCGTCTCGCGCGGCGCAGTTGCCCGCCGTGGCGCAGAGTTTCAGTTACGACCTCGATGGCAACACGCTCTCGGATGGGATCTGGGACTACCAGTGGGATGCCGAGAACCGGCTTGTCCGTTTGGAAACAGCCGTCGCCGCCAGAAGCGCCGGCTTCGCGCATCGTATCCTCAATTTCACGTACGACTACCTCGGCCGCCGCGTGCAGAAACAAGTGATGGACGGCGTCACTTCGACGGAGCTTACGTCGCAGCGTTTCATCTACAACGGCTGGGATGTGATCGCGGAATATTCCGTGGCGGCGGGCACGACCCTGGACAAGCTCCAGCGCACGTATGCGTGGGGCATTGACCTTGCGTCATCGCTGACAAAGGCTGGCGGCGTGGGCGCCCTGCTGCAATTTGCGAACACGCCAACCGGCCAGACCTACCTGCCGACCTACGACGGCAACGGCAACGTGGCGTCCCTCGTCAACCTCGGCACCGGAGCCCTCGCCGCGTCCTACGAATACACCCCCTTCGGCGAAATGCTCCGCGACGAGGTGCTGGACAATGCCGTCAGCACGTACGCGTTCAAGTTCTCGACCAAGTGGCGGGATGTGGAGACCGGCTGGTCGTATTATGGGCGAAGGTACTATGAAGCGAGAAATGGGCGATTTATTGGGAGGGATCCAATTGGGGAGCAAGGTGGGATCAATCTGTATGGGTTTTGTGGCAACAATCCTGTCGATCGGTGGGATATACTGGGCATGGTTGCACCGGAAGAGGCACGGAAGATTCTTGATGTGGAAATCAACCGTGACGCCAAATTATTCTTAGGCAAGGGAGAGACACTTACACATAGCCATCCGGGACAAAGCTTGTCAGAGGTTTCAGACGCAGCAGATTTCGATCTAGTAATGACCAGAGGTGAGCTTGAGATGATAGCTCGTGGTGAGCAATCATACGGCGCAGCCGGTCCAAGCGGGGAAAGTTTGGCCGTTGGAGGTTCTCCTATTGAAATGGCTCCCTTTGTTGTCGAATCGA
This window encodes:
- a CDS encoding PIN domain-containing protein, producing MKVFLDTSVLLAASGSATGASRALISLAAKHRWTLLSCQYCRTEVLRNLPKVGLNASLTFETEIEGAIRFVKDRVSSEKPLVFPVSKDRPVVTTALAEKCEVLVTWDRADFQGKLGGQVYGMLIRTPGDWLAEELA